Proteins encoded in a region of the Streptomyces sp. PCS3-D2 genome:
- a CDS encoding NUDIX hydrolase family protein: MTETTPGWLTRDELDAARAQMPILYVEAVPVRVDDTGEVTSVGLLLRIGPDGTISRTLVSGRVMHHERVRDALLRHLEKDLGPVALPQVPASLQPFTVAEYFPTAGITPFHDPRQHAVSLAYVVPVTGDCRPRQDALDLVWFSPEEACSAAVQGEMPGGHAVLLKQALAHVGRAY, translated from the coding sequence ATGACCGAAACTACGCCAGGCTGGCTGACCCGTGACGAGCTGGACGCGGCCAGGGCCCAGATGCCGATCCTGTACGTCGAGGCCGTTCCCGTGCGCGTGGACGACACCGGCGAAGTCACCAGCGTCGGGCTGCTCCTGCGGATCGGCCCGGACGGGACCATCAGCCGGACGCTGGTGTCCGGCCGCGTCATGCACCACGAACGGGTCCGCGACGCGCTGCTGCGCCACCTGGAGAAGGATCTGGGGCCGGTGGCCCTTCCTCAGGTGCCGGCCTCGCTCCAGCCGTTCACGGTGGCCGAGTACTTCCCGACGGCCGGGATCACCCCCTTCCACGACCCCCGCCAGCACGCGGTCTCCCTCGCCTACGTCGTACCGGTCACGGGTGACTGCCGTCCGCGGCAGGACGCCCTGGACCTGGTGTGGTTCAGCCCGGAGGAGGCGTGCTCGGCCGCCGTGCAGGGCGAGATGCCGGGGGGCCACGCGGTGCTGCTGAAGCAGGCCCTGGCGCACGTGGGACGCGCCTACTGA
- a CDS encoding tetratricopeptide repeat protein produces MAKWHWGRRRDGGGRSLARGTAVEGVRVTGDIPSSPPAQQVTGSGNAVADNGGIAVSGIYNDHSSVLLPPEVLRAAAKVKAPRGMDDLPYLPGHFVGRESELQALDAALKGSGQVRLQAVHGLGGVGKSALAAHWVATRAHSHKLRPVRWITADSPAGVEQGLAALAVALQPALAKVLTTAALAEYALQWLAGHTGWLLVLDNVTDPADIAALLARAPGGRFLITSRLATVWTTATTVIRLDVLDPAESLTLLTRATTAAGPRDLDGAAELCAELGHLPLAVVQAAAYLAQNPLLTPSNYVGLLREDPAGTYQQGGEGRTSAERTVARVWRVTLDRISELQPYAARVLRALAWYGPDRIPVGLLDRIPDHPFESMPTPRQVADAVGLLNAYSMIDVAPATRTLGMHRLVQGLTRTPDPADPHRDPVLIEMARIHATLALHEDVIPLSWRDPALWPQWRSLIPHIDALASNTPTADDSPQMAALLNQAGGYLHGQGLAGRAVPHLERALAYRERSQGRDHPDTSDIVNNLAATRLAIGDLAGAVALSERAVAATVRHRGRDHPLSIGAQVNLAVVRLEAGEVDRATAMIEQALADSLRLGGEAHYATIMVRSHLATAYLAAGHFDRALELQTRNAAISARVLGEDHPDTQAARIILTQAAQAAGDPARAVPLYERLRRRQERALGEDHPHTLATRSNLASAHLASGNPGRAIEENEQVVEDRMRVLGEDDPHTLAAQGLLADAYTEAGDTERSIPLSARVLEDRLRVLGEDHPDTFTARESLAGAHRAAGDLDRAILLCTQVLDDRLRVLGPNHPDTLNARNNLALLQGGQGAEDKAIALLEHTLAESVRALGEDHPHLAATRHNLAAAHLEAGNPGRAIPLLEQAVATNIRTLGQDHPRTVDSLHGLASAHREAGNAAQVALLCERIHASHSRTLGEHDAQTLTSASHLALARLEAGDPERALPLLKAAFRAQKRLLGPGHIDFLTTAHNLALAHHALGHLGKALRLYRKVLILSTSVLGEDDPLTQSAAAHHAAASAARGAPEDPHIDHAPKRS; encoded by the coding sequence ATGGCGAAATGGCACTGGGGCAGGCGACGTGACGGGGGCGGGCGCAGCCTGGCCCGGGGCACCGCCGTCGAAGGGGTGCGCGTGACGGGGGACATCCCCTCGTCGCCCCCCGCCCAACAGGTGACAGGGTCCGGGAACGCTGTCGCCGACAACGGCGGCATCGCGGTCTCGGGTATCTACAACGACCATTCCAGCGTGCTGCTGCCTCCCGAGGTGTTGCGGGCGGCGGCCAAGGTGAAGGCCCCGCGGGGCATGGACGATCTGCCCTACCTGCCCGGTCACTTCGTGGGCAGGGAATCCGAACTGCAGGCCCTGGACGCGGCGTTGAAAGGGTCAGGACAGGTGCGCCTGCAGGCGGTGCACGGACTCGGCGGAGTCGGAAAGAGCGCCCTGGCCGCCCACTGGGTGGCCACACGGGCCCACTCCCACAAGCTGAGGCCGGTCCGGTGGATCACCGCCGACAGTCCCGCCGGCGTCGAGCAGGGGCTCGCCGCCCTGGCCGTAGCACTGCAGCCGGCCCTGGCCAAGGTGCTCACCACGGCAGCCCTGGCCGAGTACGCCCTCCAATGGCTTGCGGGACACACTGGCTGGCTGCTGGTCCTGGACAACGTCACCGACCCGGCTGACATCGCCGCACTGCTCGCGCGCGCCCCCGGCGGCCGCTTCCTGATCACCAGCCGGCTCGCCACGGTGTGGACCACCGCCACCACCGTCATCCGACTCGACGTCCTGGACCCGGCCGAGTCCCTGACCCTGCTCACTCGCGCCACCACCGCAGCCGGGCCCCGGGACCTGGACGGCGCCGCCGAGCTGTGCGCCGAACTCGGCCATCTGCCCCTCGCGGTGGTCCAGGCGGCCGCTTACCTGGCGCAGAACCCACTCCTCACCCCAAGCAACTACGTCGGCCTCCTGCGCGAGGACCCGGCCGGGACCTATCAACAGGGAGGCGAGGGCCGCACCTCCGCCGAGCGCACCGTCGCCCGCGTCTGGCGCGTGACGCTGGACCGGATCAGCGAACTCCAGCCGTACGCGGCCCGCGTCCTGCGCGCCCTGGCCTGGTACGGCCCCGATCGCATCCCCGTCGGCCTCCTCGACCGCATTCCCGACCATCCCTTCGAGTCGATGCCCACGCCTCGCCAGGTCGCCGACGCCGTCGGCCTCCTGAACGCGTACAGCATGATCGATGTCGCCCCGGCCACCCGCACCCTCGGCATGCACCGTCTCGTGCAGGGGCTGACCCGCACACCCGATCCCGCCGACCCCCACCGCGACCCGGTGCTCATCGAGATGGCCCGCATCCACGCGACCCTCGCCCTGCACGAGGACGTCATCCCCCTGTCCTGGCGGGACCCGGCCTTGTGGCCACAGTGGCGCAGCCTGATCCCGCACATCGATGCCCTGGCGAGCAACACGCCGACCGCCGATGACTCACCGCAGATGGCGGCACTGCTCAACCAGGCGGGGGGCTACCTCCACGGCCAGGGGCTGGCGGGCCGGGCGGTCCCGCACCTCGAACGAGCCCTCGCGTACCGGGAGCGCAGCCAGGGCCGGGACCATCCGGACACCTCCGACATCGTCAACAACCTCGCCGCCACCCGGCTCGCGATCGGTGACCTGGCCGGGGCCGTCGCCCTGTCCGAGCGGGCCGTCGCGGCGACCGTGCGGCACAGGGGCAGGGATCATCCGCTCAGCATCGGAGCCCAGGTCAATCTCGCGGTGGTCCGCCTGGAGGCCGGGGAGGTGGACCGGGCGACGGCCATGATCGAGCAGGCCCTCGCCGACAGTCTCCGCCTGGGAGGTGAAGCGCACTACGCCACCATCATGGTCCGTTCCCATCTGGCAACCGCCTACCTGGCGGCCGGGCACTTCGACCGGGCGCTGGAACTACAGACGCGGAACGCCGCCATCAGCGCCCGGGTGCTCGGGGAGGACCACCCCGACACCCAGGCCGCCCGCATCATCCTCACCCAGGCCGCCCAGGCGGCGGGAGACCCGGCCAGAGCCGTCCCGTTGTACGAACGGCTCCGCCGACGCCAGGAGCGGGCCCTGGGCGAGGACCATCCGCACACCCTCGCCACCCGTTCCAACCTCGCCTCCGCCCACCTGGCGTCCGGAAACCCAGGCCGGGCGATCGAGGAGAACGAGCAGGTGGTCGAAGACCGGATGCGCGTCCTCGGCGAGGACGATCCGCACACGCTTGCCGCCCAGGGCCTCCTCGCCGACGCCTACACCGAGGCCGGGGACACCGAGCGGTCGATCCCGCTCAGCGCGCGCGTCCTGGAGGACCGGCTGAGGGTCCTGGGAGAGGACCACCCCGACACCTTCACCGCCCGCGAGAGTCTGGCCGGGGCACACCGGGCGGCGGGAGACCTCGACCGGGCGATCCTGCTCTGCACCCAGGTCCTCGACGACAGGCTGCGTGTACTCGGCCCGAACCACCCCGACACCCTCAACGCCCGGAACAACCTCGCTCTCCTCCAAGGGGGGCAAGGGGCAGAAGACAAGGCGATCGCCCTGCTCGAACACACCCTCGCCGAGAGCGTGCGCGCGCTGGGCGAGGACCACCCGCACCTTGCCGCCACCCGCCACAACCTGGCGGCCGCGCACCTGGAGGCGGGAAATCCCGGCCGGGCGATACCCCTCCTGGAGCAGGCCGTCGCCACGAACATCCGCACGCTGGGCCAGGACCATCCCCGCACGGTCGACTCCCTCCACGGACTGGCATCGGCCCACCGGGAGGCGGGGAACGCGGCCCAGGTCGCCCTGCTGTGCGAACGGATCCATGCCTCCCACAGCCGCACGCTCGGCGAGCACGACGCCCAGACCCTCACGTCCGCTTCCCACCTCGCGCTCGCCCGCCTGGAGGCGGGAGACCCCGAGCGCGCCCTCCCCCTGCTGAAAGCCGCCTTCCGCGCGCAGAAACGTCTCCTCGGCCCCGGGCACATCGACTTCCTCACGACCGCCCACAACCTGGCCCTCGCCCACCACGCGCTGGGACACCTGGGCAAGGCCCTCCGGCTCTACCGGAAGGTCCTCATCCTCAGCACCTCTGTCCTGGGCGAGGACGATCCCCTGACGCAGTCCGCCGCCGCGCACCACGCCGCCGCCTCCGCTGCGCGGGGCGCCCCTGAAGACCCCCACATCGATCACGCCCCCAAGAGAAGCTGA
- a CDS encoding AraC family transcriptional regulator, with amino-acid sequence MTNLFFESGNLEATEAFLSAAYTPMQIGGRPTDTRVRISRTAVGGLSVDRLSFGYTMGYDAGCLGKVCLVTMHSGTIVDTTGGREEVFGPGETFLIAPHDRPYAGQVREARYTITMFDPRLLGRVASVPRGGEVRITGPRAVGPAENRRLGAAVAYLRDHVLDDSAASADPDGLLVSTAAQHLAATVLNTLPNTARVDRPGPRDTRDAHSDTLRRAVAFIEANAHRDITLADIAASIPVTPRAVQYAFTRHAGTTPLGHLRQVRLARAHAELRSADPSGSATVAGISGRWGFAHQGRFAAAYRQEYGVAPSVTLRSG; translated from the coding sequence ATGACGAACCTCTTCTTCGAGAGCGGGAACCTGGAGGCCACCGAAGCCTTCCTGTCCGCCGCCTACACCCCCATGCAGATCGGTGGGCGTCCCACGGACACCCGCGTCCGGATCTCCCGCACCGCAGTCGGCGGACTGAGCGTCGACCGGCTGTCCTTCGGCTACACGATGGGCTACGACGCGGGCTGCCTGGGCAAGGTGTGCCTGGTGACGATGCACAGCGGGACCATCGTGGACACCACCGGGGGCCGCGAGGAGGTCTTCGGGCCCGGCGAGACCTTTCTCATCGCCCCCCACGACCGCCCGTACGCGGGGCAGGTCCGCGAAGCCCGGTACACGATCACCATGTTCGATCCCCGCCTGCTGGGGCGGGTCGCCTCCGTTCCGCGTGGCGGGGAGGTACGGATCACCGGGCCCCGGGCCGTCGGCCCCGCCGAGAACCGGCGGCTCGGGGCGGCCGTCGCGTACCTCCGCGACCACGTCCTCGACGACAGCGCCGCATCGGCCGACCCGGACGGGCTGCTGGTCTCGACGGCCGCCCAGCACCTGGCGGCCACGGTGCTGAACACGCTGCCGAACACCGCCCGGGTGGACCGGCCGGGCCCGCGCGACACCCGCGACGCGCACAGCGACACCCTGCGCCGCGCCGTCGCGTTCATCGAGGCCAACGCTCACCGCGACATCACGCTCGCCGACATCGCCGCCTCGATCCCTGTCACTCCGCGCGCGGTGCAGTACGCCTTCACCCGCCACGCCGGTACGACGCCGCTCGGTCATCTCCGCCAGGTCCGGCTGGCCCGTGCCCATGCCGAGCTCCGGTCCGCCGACCCGTCGGGCTCCGCTACCGTTGCCGGCATTTCCGGACGCTGGGGCTTCGCCCACCAGGGCCGCTTCGCCGCTGCCTACCGCCAGGAATACGGTGTCGCGCCCTCGGTCACGCTCAGGTCCGGCTGA
- a CDS encoding MBL fold metallo-hydrolase, protein MTALGDLIGIDDRTVLVLGRELDLAHGRPDVANALVHRAGDTLVLVDTGVTTAFRAALRAAADRVGPWSRAVVLTTHGHPDHIGNNDLADELGVPVQHCVPARDLDQMRDPESYWLRSFERIAWAVPLPPARLAAEVVALFAPLRPFAAATRTYEERPPELIRIGSRRFTGWTFADGSVRVLRSQGHCAGHVIVHLRDCGVLHLSDEGNGACGAMYDADQLKIQSVLGAVAGLFEEGEATILTDGHSFARRRGAEAVSHLDGLLEQAMALQGAALGLTGGDGPVRPSTFTTRYARAIAERRVGGANPNPVFTAMMALNALGELGLRPDSGAGADAPWSRPYRPIPPR, encoded by the coding sequence ATGACCGCGCTCGGAGACCTGATCGGGATCGACGACAGGACCGTACTGGTCCTCGGCCGGGAGCTCGATCTCGCACACGGTCGGCCGGACGTCGCCAACGCCCTCGTGCACCGGGCCGGTGACACCCTGGTGCTGGTGGACACGGGCGTCACGACGGCGTTCCGCGCCGCGCTGCGCGCGGCGGCCGACCGGGTCGGACCCTGGTCCCGGGCGGTCGTGCTGACCACGCACGGCCACCCCGACCACATCGGCAACAACGACCTGGCCGACGAACTGGGCGTGCCCGTCCAGCACTGCGTCCCCGCCCGCGACCTGGACCAGATGCGGGACCCGGAGTCCTACTGGCTGCGGTCCTTCGAGCGCATCGCCTGGGCGGTGCCGCTGCCGCCGGCCCGACTGGCCGCCGAGGTGGTGGCGCTCTTCGCGCCGCTGCGGCCCTTCGCCGCGGCGACCCGGACCTACGAGGAGCGGCCGCCGGAGCTGATCCGTATCGGCTCACGGCGCTTCACCGGCTGGACCTTCGCCGACGGGTCCGTCCGCGTCCTGCGCAGCCAGGGCCACTGCGCCGGGCACGTGATCGTGCACCTGCGGGACTGCGGGGTCCTCCACCTGTCCGACGAGGGGAACGGCGCCTGCGGTGCGATGTACGACGCCGACCAGCTCAAGATCCAGAGTGTGCTCGGCGCCGTCGCCGGCCTCTTCGAGGAAGGGGAGGCCACGATCCTCACCGACGGCCACAGCTTCGCCCGGCGCCGCGGAGCCGAGGCGGTGTCCCACCTCGACGGACTGCTGGAGCAGGCCATGGCCCTCCAGGGCGCGGCACTCGGCCTCACCGGCGGGGACGGGCCGGTCCGCCCGAGCACGTTCACCACCCGCTACGCGCGGGCCATCGCCGAGCGCCGGGTGGGCGGCGCCAACCCCAACCCGGTGTTCACCGCCATGATGGCGCTCAACGCGCTCGGCGAGCTCGGCCTGCGCCCGGATTCCGGCGCCGGCGCCGACGCGCCCTGGTCCCGCCCGTACCGCCCGATCCCGCCCCGGTGA
- a CDS encoding SRPBCC family protein, which translates to MPRTFSVHDTVFVAADPSTVYQHVADPALMGRWSPENLGGTPVDGPGTRTRVGMAFDGRNKRGPLRWTTRCTVTAADPDRLFRFRVHAIGFRRPWLPGPIATWEYRFAAVPGGTEVTETWTDDRRSWPDAVAHTFDRIATRGHTFAEFQRKNIRTTLRNLKSQLEARSTAA; encoded by the coding sequence ATGCCCCGTACGTTCAGCGTCCACGACACCGTCTTCGTCGCGGCCGACCCGTCGACGGTCTACCAGCACGTCGCCGACCCCGCCCTGATGGGGCGTTGGAGCCCGGAGAACCTCGGCGGGACCCCGGTCGACGGGCCGGGCACCCGGACCCGGGTCGGCATGGCCTTCGACGGCCGCAACAAACGCGGCCCGCTGCGCTGGACGACCCGCTGCACGGTGACGGCCGCCGACCCGGACCGGCTGTTCCGGTTCAGGGTCCACGCCATAGGCTTCCGCCGCCCGTGGCTGCCCGGCCCGATCGCCACCTGGGAGTACCGCTTCGCCGCCGTGCCCGGGGGCACCGAGGTGACCGAGACGTGGACCGACGACCGCCGGAGCTGGCCCGATGCGGTGGCCCACACGTTCGACCGGATCGCGACGAGGGGACACACCTTCGCCGAGTTCCAGCGGAAGAACATCCGGACGACCCTGCGCAACCTGAAGTCACAGCTGGAGGCCCGCTCCACCGCTGCCTGA
- a CDS encoding cytochrome P450 — translation MSERPVLLPYADPAFLADPFPLYRELREEGPVRRVVAAGGLEAWLVTRYEDGLAALSDPRLSSDVRDASDPRLLAQLPATDRESMLSNMLRSDPPDHTRLRRLVSTAFTARRVAQMRPRIQDITDRLLDGIAPAGRADLVADFALPLPVAVIGELLGVPADDRHDFQHWTDRMIMRGAEPPDPAAVDEAWRHMRAYVTDLIRDKRARPRGDLLSALIAARDEERRLSEDELIAMVFLLLAAGYITTVNLIGGGIAMLLAHPDQLELLRGDPGLLGSAIEEFLRYDGPVSPGIARFAREDAEIAGTIVPRGATVLIASAIADRDPARFPDPDRLDITRQDNAHLAFGHGVHYCLGAPLARLEGQVAIGTALRRLPELALAVEPQEIRWRPGGLRGPLSLPVTFRPVT, via the coding sequence ATGAGTGAGCGGCCGGTCCTTCTTCCCTATGCCGACCCGGCTTTCCTCGCGGACCCCTTCCCGCTGTACCGGGAACTTCGCGAGGAAGGCCCCGTACGCCGCGTCGTCGCCGCGGGCGGGCTGGAGGCCTGGCTCGTCACCCGCTACGAGGACGGACTCGCCGCCCTTTCGGACCCCCGTCTCAGCAGCGACGTACGCGACGCCTCGGACCCCCGGCTCCTGGCCCAGCTGCCCGCGACCGATCGGGAGTCGATGCTGAGCAACATGCTCCGCAGCGACCCGCCCGACCACACCCGCCTGCGCCGCCTGGTCTCCACGGCGTTCACCGCCCGCCGAGTCGCGCAGATGCGGCCCCGGATCCAGGACATCACCGACCGCCTCCTGGACGGGATCGCCCCGGCCGGCCGCGCCGACCTCGTCGCGGACTTTGCGCTGCCGCTGCCCGTCGCCGTCATCGGCGAACTGCTCGGCGTACCGGCGGACGACCGGCACGACTTCCAGCACTGGACCGACCGCATGATCATGCGCGGCGCGGAACCGCCGGACCCCGCCGCGGTGGACGAGGCCTGGCGGCACATGCGCGCCTACGTGACCGACCTCATCCGGGACAAACGCGCCCGCCCGCGAGGCGATCTGCTCAGTGCCCTGATCGCCGCCCGGGACGAGGAACGCAGGCTGAGCGAGGACGAGCTCATCGCGATGGTCTTCCTGCTGCTCGCCGCCGGCTACATCACCACGGTCAACCTGATCGGTGGCGGCATCGCCATGCTGCTCGCCCACCCCGACCAGCTCGAACTCCTGCGCGGCGACCCCGGTCTCCTGGGCAGCGCGATCGAGGAGTTCCTGCGCTACGACGGGCCGGTCAGCCCCGGCATCGCCCGCTTCGCCCGCGAGGACGCGGAGATCGCGGGGACGATCGTCCCGCGCGGTGCGACCGTCCTCATCGCCTCGGCCATCGCCGACCGCGACCCGGCCCGGTTCCCCGACCCCGACCGCCTGGACATCACCCGCCAGGACAACGCCCACCTCGCCTTCGGCCACGGCGTCCACTACTGCCTGGGCGCGCCGCTGGCCCGGTTGGAGGGGCAGGTCGCGATCGGTACCGCGCTGCGTCGGCTCCCCGAACTCGCCCTGGCCGTGGAGCCGCAGGAGATCCGCTGGCGCCCGGGTGGTCTGCGCGGTCCCCTGAGCCTCCCGGTGACCTTCCGCCCCGTCACGTAG